In Haloplanus rubicundus, one DNA window encodes the following:
- the tgtA gene encoding tRNA guanosine(15) transglycosylase TgtA, giving the protein MREHFELRRGDALGRIGALTVPRAGRTVETPALLPVINPNIRTVSPARLEAEFGAEALITNAYIIRKTADLRERAIAEGLHDMLEFSGAIFTDSGSFQLAEYGEIDVTTREILEFQHAIGSDVATPVDVPTPPDAAREAAEVDLETTRQALADAEAVDTGEMLVNAPIQGSTHLDLREEAARHADATDLDVFPVGAVVPLMNDYRYADVVDVVAAAKRGLGADAPVHLFGAGHPMMFALAVAMGCDVFDSAAYAIYARDDRYLTVRGTKHLDDVDYFPCECPVCAANDPTDVRAADDDERERLLAEHNLHVSYGELRRIKNAIREGSLLELVETRARGHPTMLDGYRALLDHTAEIERHDPASKGAFFYCSAESARRPEVVRHHDRIGRLDAPARLLVTAGSAPSDDYFDAAWRLLPPFGPVPRALSETYPFTAELPDRTDAAACQAAARGVAALVDANPATDVTVAHDDWPASALALLPDSVTVERLGARRDRDDD; this is encoded by the coding sequence ATGCGCGAGCACTTCGAACTGCGGCGCGGCGACGCCCTCGGCCGCATCGGGGCGTTGACCGTGCCGCGGGCCGGCCGGACCGTCGAGACGCCGGCGCTGCTCCCCGTGATCAACCCCAACATCCGGACGGTGTCGCCGGCGCGACTCGAAGCCGAGTTCGGCGCCGAGGCCTTGATCACCAACGCCTACATCATTCGCAAGACCGCCGACCTCCGCGAGCGAGCCATAGCGGAGGGGCTCCACGACATGCTCGAGTTCTCGGGCGCCATCTTCACCGACTCCGGCTCCTTCCAGCTCGCCGAGTACGGCGAGATAGACGTGACGACCCGCGAGATTCTGGAGTTCCAGCACGCCATCGGCTCCGACGTGGCGACGCCGGTGGACGTGCCGACGCCGCCCGACGCCGCCCGCGAGGCGGCCGAGGTGGACCTGGAGACGACCCGGCAGGCGCTCGCGGACGCCGAGGCCGTCGACACCGGCGAGATGCTGGTCAACGCGCCGATCCAGGGCTCGACCCACCTCGACCTCCGGGAGGAGGCGGCTCGCCACGCCGACGCCACCGATCTGGACGTGTTCCCCGTCGGCGCCGTCGTCCCGTTGATGAACGACTACCGCTACGCCGACGTGGTGGACGTGGTGGCCGCGGCCAAGCGGGGGCTGGGCGCCGACGCCCCCGTCCACCTCTTCGGCGCCGGTCACCCCATGATGTTCGCGCTCGCCGTCGCGATGGGCTGTGACGTCTTCGACTCCGCCGCCTACGCCATCTACGCGCGCGACGACCGCTATCTCACCGTCCGCGGGACGAAACACCTCGACGACGTCGACTACTTCCCCTGCGAGTGTCCCGTCTGTGCCGCCAACGATCCCACCGACGTCCGCGCGGCCGACGACGACGAGCGCGAACGCCTCCTCGCGGAACACAACCTCCACGTCTCCTACGGCGAACTCCGCCGGATCAAGAACGCGATCAGGGAGGGGAGCCTGCTCGAACTCGTCGAGACCCGCGCCCGCGGTCACCCCACGATGCTCGACGGCTACCGCGCTCTCCTGGATCACACCGCGGAGATCGAACGCCACGACCCCGCCTCCAAGGGCGCCTTCTTCTACTGCTCGGCCGAGAGCGCGCGCCGACCCGAGGTAGTCCGCCACCACGACCGGATCGGCCGCCTCGACGCGCCCGCCCGACTGCTGGTGACGGCAGGATCGGCGCCCTCCGACGACTACTTCGACGCCGCGTGGCGCCTCTTGCCCCCCTTCGGTCCCGTCCCCCGCGCGCTCTCGGAGACGTACCCGTTCACCGCCGAACTCCCCGACCGCACCGACGCGGCGGCCTGCCAGGCCGCCGCCCGGGGGGTCGCCGCCCTCGTCGACGCCAACCCCGCGACCGACGTGACCGTCG